Genomic segment of Gigantopelta aegis isolate Gae_Host chromosome 10, Gae_host_genome, whole genome shotgun sequence:
tgtaaacaaatgacccattcacaGCAAGGCATTGCCCAAATACCTTGTAAATTTGCAtgccattattaaccgggttaatacactaaattatcacatgggtttatgacgtGGATATCAatggtaagttataggataaaatatgttgtatagCATTGTGtacaatatgttatatattatagcaTTGCAGCACCTGAAGAATCATGTTATATAATTTGCAGGGCTAAAGCGATCTGACAACACTTTCTCGAAACAATATCAAGGCATGTATAGGTGGACTGATGGAAAACCACCCAGGTTTGTGAAATGGTAAGAACTGAacctattttaaaaacatattttcttcttccacttcttcatttcttctttcttcttcttcttcgtcttcttcttcttcttcttcttcttctttatttcttcttattttttcttcttcttaattACATACTAATAAGAGGCTATATGGtgtaacaagtttgttttgcaaTAGTAGCATGGGTCTTTTTAACATCCATTGGATAGAGATCTGTACGTATTTGATAAGAAAGTATATGTCAATTCTGATTTTGATGCAACTTGTACACAACCATTTAGAAGAACCTGCAAGTCAGTTATTGTACACTATTATCTAAAAGCTTGCACACGTAATCATATATTTGGATCTTTGGGATGTGATCATTTTCCACGGCTGAGCTTAGGTTAGTCTTACAACATTCAGTCTAATAACACacactatttattatttcattctgTCAGATTCTATCATTGCAAGCACAGTAGACAATTATTTTATGCAAACTTTATTCGACATACGGAAGACAACGGATTTTTAAACAAGACCCATTACAACAGAGGCAAAATCAAAAACCCAATAAAAGAAGCGAAAATGGGATCATGAGTGATACATATTATACTTAACTTCATATACGATATTtccgcttcctatttattgcacgagttcaTTTTGTGCAAACATATATGCCACGAGGCCGCGTAGCGGTCGATTGGTatgttcttgcgcaaaataaactcgtgcaataaacaGGAAGCGAAAAACAACGTATATTTTAGTTCTGtatgtattacataccttctttaattttgtacaaacacggtttttaatttaacgtcataactaTACTTTCGTAAAGCTATTTATCAATCCTCCTTTCATGGGTTTACTTAACTTTAAAGATCATTCTCAGATGCAAACGTGTGTAAACTGTCACATACGCCAGTAATACAACGGCGCAAACTCCAGTTAAAATAagaagggaattccccatttacaagtttccagatcgcacatatatGTGATACAAGATAAgtcacacggtttgaaaatgtctgtgtcactatagtaagattgaataggtatgtaataaaaataattcgaATATTCCATTATCCGGGTTAATAAAATAGCTACCAATATCATGTTTTCAGGAAGGCGATAGATCCACAGACAAAACAGTCAGACGGTGCTGCAGTGGAGTCCTGCGTGACATGGACGACCTACGGTAATGTGTCCTGGTGGGAGAACGTTGGGTGTGGAGACCCCATTGGAAAAGGATTCGTATGTGAAACCAAAGCAAGAAACAATACAGAACAGTTGGGTATGTTGTTTTGTTCAAGGGAAGAATATTAtgcatgtacatagagaatGCTACATTAGTGGCCGTTAGATGccatttactttaaaaacagtggatttaaaatgtatttatggaGCCAAAGCGAGTTtagtacgtttttaaacaacgagttgtaagataaatggtatataacgaacactaatgtattattctatttcttacatatgttgcaaatgttaacatctttttcgactaaaggTTGTGTACAGCCCtttcacttgtagctaacttacgcggcaccgacaaatgattgtcaggttaactctacgtcacagtgtaatagATTTCGATCGTGCCGTTTTTTAATGGATGTATGACATTGCTGACCAGGTCATCTCCTATGAGCAGCCAGTCGTAAGTTTTGAAATTGTCAACACATACAtatgtaaacaagtatgtgttatcaaaaataacgcatggtctTCTAACCAATGGGTGTGTGAGAAATAATTTTCTtgcacacccgttggtgagaacatcgtTAGTTATAAcagtttaaagacatacgattgactgctcctaggtgatgatcagGTCACCAGTGTCATACCATGAAATAAGCacggtcgaatcgatcactctgtgacgtacagttaacctgaaattgtcTTGTCAGATACTGTTTATGTTACAaggagttgtttaaaaatgtatccaacgagCGAAactggatacgtttttaaaggcgcagaccctagtttcagcccgtaaaaatggacactaagtttagttaatctacaaacctgcaacacacatttggatatggttataacagagagaagctgaagactgtgatgtttaaacagggaaataccgtctaaaataactagagcttgtcttaTTAACCACTTCTCcttagacgaacgtgcgtttttaaaaactagggtgtgtcgcTTTAACTCTTTATAAGATAATCGATATCTAACGGCTGCTTATGTAGTATAATCTATACAATGACTGACAtaaacacaaatgttttgttgCAAACCATCTCTTGACAaatggattaatgaatgaaaaatgtaatgactgaataaattaatgaatgcatgcatgaatgaaggagtgcatgaatgaatgaatgaatgaatgaatgaatgaatgaatgaatatttttttaacgacTCCCCATCACAAAagtacacatcagctattgggtgtcgcatggtaagtatatgaaactattatttatataattatgtaaaaccacagtgtaaggagctgtggggaaaaggaataatacaatacataaatcaatACAAGGTATATGTTAAAACTTTGTACAGAAATCAAATGGATTAATTATATCAGAAATGTTCATTCTGGAGACAAATTAACAGcagaaaatataattgttttccaaaagaatgcattttaaatatactagtattgatatatatatatatatattgcatatactgCACATTTACCTTGTGATATAAACTTGATATTTTCCAAAAACAGGCAGCCCGGTAGTTCATGCGTCGACTCGTGCACCACCCTTAGATGGACTCTTTAACTGCAGCAATGGTGAAATCATCTGGAAATCTAGGACGTGTGACGGACATCCTGACTGCTTTGACGGAAGTCATGAACAGAGATGTGGTTACcgtagttattattatatttctctCTTACTTTATAATGTGCTTAGAAATAAACGTAACACAGGGCTTCtcaattatggtagccccactcccatagctaatGATTTTCAATGTCGGGCTACTAAATAACTACAGTTGTCATGCTCGACGGCTAATCAATTTGAGGGTCAATTGTTGCAGtgaagtctattttgtaattatgaatatCCACCCCAGCCCATCCCAACGTTATTGtgtttaagctccatctccctcttttggtggcatatccgattattactattatttagtaaaattgtattaacttaaagtaaaatagGGCTAGTTAATTGTTAATCACGACtagtaatgtttttaatcaccgatcccatggctagtggattaaaggaaatcctagaatgaatgaatgaatgaatgaatgaatgaatgaatgtttaacgacaccccagcacgaaaaatacatcggctattgggtgtgaaactatggtaaatgcaacaacaatgtgatgatcaacatcaatataaaaattcaacagttcaattaaaacacggtgtaaagaactgtgcacaaatacaaatatcacagatatataaaattaaaatttagagtaaaattcagtatcgcgtaaaaattgcaataaaagttctggatggaatcgaaaggattccatcacagttcgtggtccaaatatatcttttcgaatttctTTCAGAAAcggacactccaccaaaatgtgacgcacagtcagagtacactgacagtgctcacactgaggtggaggatctttctttaagataaatgaatgggtcaagtaagtatgaccgatgcgggcacgacacaagactatttcatccttcctgcactgcctataggaggactgccactctcccaagactggtttgatagcatgaagcttgttagcaacctcaccgtcccaatcacattgcaaagtcgaaaagataaattggttgatacaatatttaaaatcagtatacggtacaccaaccctggcatgaggcaaatccaaagcagacttcgCAGCAGAATATACCTTTTCACTAcctctgatgccaacatggctgggaacccaacaaaatacaacatctttattggcaatagataaaaagacgcactttcgtatcaccatcccaattaagggatggtccagcttcatattgcgcaaagcttggagacacgaaagtgagtcagtaaaaacaataaatttggatgctattgaatctttgatttcttctaaggctttaatgactgcccaaacttcagcactaaagattgatgccgagtcaggcagtcacatggaaatgatagtgtctgatggaaagactgtagcacaagccacagaattcccatcccgtgatccatctgtatacacaggaatgtaatcacggtacttgtcttgaatttccatgaaaaactgtttatatacaacagcatctgtacgatctttcttcagatgcaccagatcaaacacaagtttaggtggtgtaatacaccagggttgtgaaacaaaatatgaatcagtgtcagttaaatcaatgttggaaagcgacaaaaagcacttaatgctaagaccaaatgtacgaatagcatttagccttgcatcaaacaacttcatatatttgttatcaaacaccgcatcatgtgttggatgttttggtaaagatttaatcttggcagcatactgcagagaaagcttggcacgtctatCCATGAGGCAGTCTTCATTTTTGGAGTAAGTATATTTTTcgatatttctgtaaaatgttGTAGGACGCTGATTTAACCATGATGTAAGATATATTCCATTTCAGACAAGTACCAATGTCCCGGCTACTTTAGATGTAGAAAGAGCACGACGTGTATCCGTTTGCAGGATGTGTGTAATAACAACGTTGACTGTCCTCAGGGCGATGATGAGATGCCATGTGGTTTCAGGTGTCCCTCTACTTGTAACTGTACTGGTTCTGTCTTTCGATGTCTAGGAAATTTTTGGAGTAATGCAACATTTGGATCGTTAACACGAAAGCTACACTTGTCCTTTTCCAATCTCGACCAGCTTACAGACATAAGCTTTCAAGGACTGCCGAGCTTATCAAACTGTCACATTCAAAATTTAAAGTGGAAATTTTGGGAACTAAAGAATTTGATGTCATTATATCTGAGTTACAATACTATAAGCCACCTGAAAGGGAATGCATTTCGGGGATTGCACAATTTAAGACTCCTTGATTTGTCGGAAAACAGGTATTTAACCACAATTGAGATTGGTGCTTTTGATGATCTTCAACGCTTGACTGAACTTCAATTGCATTACACTGGAATCGAGAAACTTCAAAGATTGTTGTTATTTACACTATCAAACCTCCTCAGTCTAAATATTTCGTACtctaaattacaatatattgaagatcatacttttaaaaatcaaacatcagtgaaatatttatatcttgatCAAACCAAAATATCAGACTTTGGACAGTACATATTTAATGGCATAGATGATTTTGAAATCCTTCGAGCAGGTATCTTCACGCTCTGCTGCCCAAGTGTCAGACCATCTTCTGTTgaagatgataaatgttttgctCCACAAGATGAATTCTCGTCGTGTGAAGATCTGATGCAAAACAATGTACTGCGTGTGTTTATTTGGATTCTTGGAGTAGCTGCACTTACTGGAAATAGTTTGACAATTATTTACAGACTGTGTATCGATAAATCATCGTTATCAAAAGGATGTGgctatttcattttaaatttagtatttTCAGATTTTTTCATGGGAGTGTACATGATTTTCATTGGAACAGCAGATATGCTTTATCGAGGGAAGTATCTTTGGTATGGAAATATCTGGAAACAGAGCCCATGGTGCAAAATTGCCGGATTTCTCTCAACTTTGTCATCTGAAGTATCTACAATGCTAATCTGCCTCATAACTCTCGACCGTTTGTTAGCAATAAAGTTTCCGTTTGGACAGATTAGATTCAATAAAAAGTCATACATTATTGCTTGTGTGTTTGCCTGGTTGTTAGGCATGGTGATGGCTTTGGTACCTCTTCTACCTGCAACAAGCCACTGGAATCTCTATGGCCGTAACAGCGTTTGTCTCGCTGTACCTCTTTCAAGAGATAGGGCACCAGGTTGGCAGTATTCGACTAGCATCTTCTTGGGATTCAACCTTTTTGCAGTTACGTTCATTGCTGTTGCACAAGTCGTCATCTATCGAGTGATGAAAAGTGTTTCAATTGTAAAGGATAAGAAGCGACTGACTCGATAACGTGCTGTTGCTCGGAAACTCAGTCTGGTAGTATTAACTGATTTCGCCTGCTGGTTTCCAGTCGTCATTATTGGtatgtatcatttatttattgtagaCTCACTAGAATGCAAACATTTCCATATTTGTGGAAGATGatgttaaatgtatttaaatcagTACACGTTTTAGAAGGGAAAATGCATATTGTATTGGTTTAGATCAGTTTAAAAGCAGGAAACCAAATGGGTCAGGCATGCCTTCACAATCTTATTTGACGAGCCTGCACCCTGATCTCGCTTCAGCCTAAATCAATGAATTACAAAATCACAGTCATGCAGATCTAGGAAATATTTATCGGAAGTGAGTACTTGGGAAAACTTGTCAAAAGGGTATCCCGATGGGAAACAAATTAAATGAGGAATAAAGGGTAACTTGAGTAATTTAGGGGGGCTCCTCTGGGAATTACCTACTGTTCTTCGGCGGCTATGTCTATTCATTTTAATGACGCAATAGCTATTGCCACCAAAttgaaacattaacttttttttttatctgaaacGCCGATAAGATATGCGTCATAAACACTGTTGAATTAATTAGTTTTGCATATACATTATTGATCGGTTTTATTCATCAATGTTCGATTGTATTCGTAAGCGAAATTAGTGTAATTCAAAACCCTGGGACGATATTCCAGAAACCATCATTATGTGTAACGGCATTGTTAATTAATGACTGTTTCTATGTTATTAAAAGAGTCTTTATAGATGTCGTTAGCCTACAATATCACTATATTAGTAGTGTAATATATTGCATGTCTTTACAATCAAGCATTTCAGATAGCGCGTATTCAAGAAGTATTTTAGGGGGGACCGAGAACCAAGCATATCATGAATCAACATAAAATGCTATTTTCAACATGTAACatataaaattgtttgtttaattagtaacaGTAACTCTAGCAAACCAAATTCAATGTGGGTAAACAAGAGATATCGATACGGTGATTATCTTTGTTACCACATACTTCAAATTACACAATATCGCGTTTGGGAACATTGTGGTCACGTTGTTGGCATGCTGTTTTGCGTCtcactttttaaattatttcagtgtgtttttattaacagcaagtCATAGTCATCTTCAAACATCATTGAGGTTAACACGTGTCTTGCCATTTGAAAGTGTTATATTCCTTTCCTGGTAATCTACTACATCTTAGTAGATTAACATGAAACATTCTTGTCATTATACACTTGCATAATGATTTATAAGTATAAATTATGAATCtttgcatatattttttaaaattctaactGCTTTATGAGAATCAGCATAATATTGCTTAAATTGATCAATATGTAGTTATCAATCTGTTTGCCCTCAATTCTCTAATTTGTGTCCAGCTCAGTAAAGGAAAATAATGTTGATAAGAAGAACAGATTTCATGTCGGTGAAGATATCggtattctattttatttagctcttttttttttgggggggggggggggggggggggggggggggggtatttttctCATGTGTTCCGAATATGAAGATAGACATAGTCCTTTAACAAAGTACTTAAGTTTGACACCCACtaaccgatgtattgttcgtgctggggtgttattaaacattcattcatgtatagtaaaagtatttatatttataattttcagGACTAGCAGCACTCGGTGGAGTTCCTATTGCTGGAGAGATTTATGCCTGGACAGCTGTTTTCATATTGCCAGTCAATTCGGCTCTCAACCCATTGCTGTACACCTTGTCAGCTTATAGGCAGAAACGGGTAATCATATAGTGTGTAGCATAGTCCCTAAGATCGTCGGAATtaggggttgtttgtttttttgtctttttgtggCACTCTTGCTTTGTTTTCCATTTCTTACTGTAGTATCTTACCAAATGTTACGTATCATACATAAATGAACtgaacatatatatagatatatagatagatagtaatgttcaagcacgctgtcctgggtacccgccccagctatctggactgtgtcCAAGATGGTGGTTttgtggttagttgttagtagttattGAGATAGATGTCTGTGTAGTGTCCAACCACCTACCAACTGCATGGAGCTGTTAccggattcgaacccagtacctaccaaccttacgTCTGATTGTATAACTAGAACTTTGACATATTAAAACTAGGTGCACGATACTACGAGTATAATTTCGCAGGTTTAATTCAATTTCTCTAACCGGTcttgtgagtggcagtcctctaagAAACAGATCAAGACATTATCGACATAtcactttaaattaaatttgaagtTTGATTATGACAAAGAGGTTTTTTTCGTTCAGATTCGTAGATTATTGTGGTTGTGAGtcatggtgggttttttttaccttgGATCCCAGTCTGGaagtttggtagtaatgcaaatatgaataaacgttattCAGATTTGAGCATTttcatgtgtgtatatgtgtatctatatatatatatatatatatatatatatatatatatatatatatatatagatagatagatagatagatagatagatagatagatggaagtttggtagtaatgcaaatatgaataaacgttattCAGATTTGAGCATTttcatgtgtgtatatgtgtatctatatatatatatatatatatatatatatatatatatatatatatatatatatatatatatatatataatagatagatagatagatagatagatagaaagaatctatctatatatctatctatacatATGTGTATAACTGGTAacaacatatatttacaatgtttatacACCAACGTTTAATAAAATCATGATTCGTTAATTTTGCCCATGATGAATCGTCATTTCAACTCTATAAATGTGTcaacttttatattattaaataaggTTCTGGTGAAGACTGCCCACGGAGGTCAAAACGTGAGAAAAACTTCTTTGTTAGGTGTCCAGAAGATAATATGCAGCAACTCCAGTCATATCTGGAAAGTGCCTCGCCATCTCAGGTGGTTGCCACGATGTTAGCAGTGTTTGAAGCGTTGCCAGTATTACAGGACACTGTCAGAAAACATGACACGCTTACTggagaaaacatttttattggcTGTCTGAACAAGGTTTGGTTTTAGCAACAAATATATCTATAAAAATATCACCTCTCTGTGCCAAGCTAAAACATTTATGGCATATTTAAACTAGCAAAAGTGTTGGAATAATTGGGATATATTTCATCAGCGGGATATCTTAATGCACATataaaaagttacaaaatgaaataatatattaatttgattgttttaaattatcGTCTGACAAAAATATCTACTCtattttcatattatattttaaacgcGTCTATAAATATAAATCTGTAAGATCGACAACCACGAGTTATTCAAAAgtcaataaaaaaacatcacCGAGCAGTAACATGTACATTATGAGCCATTTAGGTGTAATATCGGTATAATTGTGTT
This window contains:
- the LOC121384586 gene encoding uncharacterized protein LOC121384586 isoform X2, translating into MYRWTDGKPPRFVKWKAIDPQTKQSDGAAVESCVTWTTYGNVSWWENVGCGDPIGKGFVCETKARNNTEQLGSPVVHASTRAPPLDGLFNCSNGEIIWKSRTCDGHPDCFDGSHEQRCGYRLAALGGVPIAGEIYAWTAVFILPVNSALNPLLYTLSAYRQKRVLVKTAHGGQNVRKTSLLGVQKIICSNSSHIWKVPRHLRWLPRC
- the LOC121384586 gene encoding G-protein coupled receptor GRL101-like isoform X1, which translates into the protein MYRWTDGKPPRFVKWKAIDPQTKQSDGAAVESCVTWTTYGNVSWWENVGCGDPIGKGFVCETKARNNTEQLGSPVVHASTRAPPLDGLFNCSNGEIIWKSRTCDGHPDCFDGSHEQRCGYHKYQCPGYFRCRKSTTCIRLQDVCNNNVDCPQGDDEMPCGFRCPSTCNCTGSVFRCLGNFWSNATFGSLTRKLHLSFSNLDQLTDISFQGLPSLSNCHIQNLKWKFWELKNLMSLYLSYNTISHLKGNAFRGLHNLRLLDLSENRYLTTIEIGAFDDLQRLTELQLHYTGIEKLQRLLLFTLSNLLSLNISYSKLQYIEDHTFKNQTSVKYLYLDQTKISDFGQYIFNGIDDFEILRAGIFTLCCPSVRPSSVEDDKCFAPQDEFSSCEDLMQNNVLRVFIWILGVAALTGNSLTIIYRLCIDKSSLSKGCGYFILNLVFSDFFMGVYMIFIGTADMLYRGKYLWYGNIWKQSPWCKIAGFLSTLSSEVSTMLICLITLDRLLAIKFPFGQIRFNKKSYIIACVFAWLLGMVMALVPLLPATSHWNLYGRNSVCLAVPLSRDRAPGWQYSTSIFLGFNLFAVTFIAVAQVVIYRVMKSVSIVKDKKRLTR